One segment of Prionailurus bengalensis isolate Pbe53 chromosome X, Fcat_Pben_1.1_paternal_pri, whole genome shotgun sequence DNA contains the following:
- the P2RY4 gene encoding P2Y purinoceptor 4, with translation MRTTQAHCLPYEAQHCLLPTTPGWTKGAWAEARLAWVHPDVLLLLPLMLQSWPVSFSAFRPQGRAGRPGNPATLTSSLSTSRGTMASAESPLLTTLVPSPDPGDSEVELNCWFDEEFKFVLLPVSYTVVFVLGLGLNAPALWLFLFHLQPWDATVTYMFHLALSDTLYVLSLPTLVYYYAAHNHWPFGTGLCKFIRFLFYWNLYCSVLFLTCISVHHYLSICHPLRALRWGQPHFAGLLCLAVWLVVAGCLVPNLLFVTTSPKGDTILCHDTTWPEEFDHYVHFSSAIMGLLFGVPCLVTLVCYGLMARRLYRPLPGTAQSSSHLCSLRTITVVLTVFAVCFVPFHITRTIYYMSRLLEADCRMLNIVNVVYKVTRPLASANSCLDPVLYLLTGDKYHRQLQHLCSSGGPQPRMPASSLALVSLPEDNSCRWTSTHWDSGFPTSGANRL, from the coding sequence ATGAGAACAACCCAAGCTCACTGCCTGCCCTACGAGGCCCAGCACTGCCTGCTGCCCACCACTCCAGGCTGGACCAAGGGGGCTTGGGCAGAGGCCAGGCTAGCCTGGGTGCACCCAGATGTACTCCTCTTGCTACCCCTAATGCTTCAATCATGGCCCGTCTCGTTCTCTGCTTTCCGGcctcagggcagagctgggaggccAGGAAATCCAGCCACCCTCACTTCTTCCCTTTCTACCTCTAGGGGGACCATGGCCAGTGCAGAGTCCCCTCTGCTCACAACCCTAGTCCCCAGCCCGGATCCTGGTGACAGTGAGGTAGAGCTGAACTGCTGGTTTGATGAGGAGTTCAAGTTCGTCCTGCTGCCTGTGAGCTACACAGTTGTCTTTGTGTTGGGCCTAGGTCTCAATGCCCCGGCCCTCTGGCTCTTCCTCTTTCACCTTCAACCATGGGATGCAACGGTCACCTACATGTTCCACTTGGCCTTATCAGACACTTTGTATGTGCTGTCACTACCCACCCTTGTCTACTATTATGCAGCCCACAACCACTGGCCCTTTGGTACTGGGCTCTGCAAGTTCATCCGCTTTCTCTTCTATTGGAATCTCTACTGCAGTGTCCTTTTCCTCACCTGCATCAGTGTGCACCACTACCTGAGCATCTGCCACCCACTGCGGGCACTCCGCTGGGGCCAGCCTCACTTCGCAGGCCTTCTCTGCCTGGCAGTTTGGTTGGTTGTAGCCGGCTGCCTTGTGCCCAACCTGTTGTTTGTCACAACCAGCCCCAAGGGGGACACCATCCTGTGTCATGACACCACTTGGCCTGAGGAGTTTGACCACTATGTGCACTTCAGTTCAGCAATCATGGGGCTTCTCTTTGGTGTGCCCTGCCTGGTCACTCTTGTCTGCTATGGGCTCATGGCCAGGCGCCTGTATCGGCCCTTGCCAGGGACTGCCCAGTCATCTTCTCATCTGTGCTCTCTCCGCACCATCACTGTGGTGCTGACCGTCTTTGCTGTCTGCTTTGTACCTTTCCACATCACCCGCACTATTTATTACATGTCAAGGCTGCTGGAAGCTGACTGCCGCATGCTGAACATTGTCAATGTGGTCTACAAAGTGACTCGGCCTCTGGCCAGTGCCAACAGCTGCCTGGATCCTGTGCTCTACCTGCTCACTGGGGACAAGTATCACCGTCAACTCCAGCACCTCTGCAGTAGTGGTGGGCCCCAGCCCCGCatgcctgcctcctccctggcgCTGGTGTCCCTGCCTGAGGATAACAGCTGCAGGTGGACATCCACCCACTGGGACAGTGGCTTCCCTACCTCTGGGGCAAATAGACTGTAA